The DNA sequence CGTCATACATCCTCCCTACGACTAAATGCACTAAACACAATGGAGCAAACTATACCTGTCGCCACCCGGGCGGGCAGGCTCATCATCAAAAGTTCGCCCGCTTGATGCTCTCCCAGAATGTATTAGGCACCCACAAGGTAAAGAGTCTATGGTAATGTAACTTGCTCAATCGTTTGCACAGGTTTCTGAAAGTCGCGCGGCCCAAGGGCACACCGACTAGCCTTGGCTGATGATCTGATCCAGCTCCTGCGTCAGCTTGTTGATCGCAAACTCCGCCCAAAGCGGGCGGTGATCGCTGATCTCCTTTTTAGCGCCTCTCGACCCATTCTCTTTGAACAAAACCTCACCGAAGGGAACGGTGTTAAATTTCCCGGTGAAGGTGAACGAATCTCGAGGCACCCACGCTATCTTGTCGTACGTTTTTGTTCCATCGAAGTTTGTACCCAGTGAATCCATACCCTTGGGCATCTCAAAGCCTTTCGCAACCAAGGCGTCGAAGTACTCTGATTTGGGATCAGGAATGTTGAAGTCCCCCACGATAAAAAAATCCCTGTCGAATACCTTTTCTCTCTCTTTTGTCGACCGCCCATGGATGAATTCAACCAACGCCTCGATTTCGACCTTCCGGAATTTTTTACCTTTGCCCTTACCAAAGTAAATGTGGTTACTTACGATCACGAAATCGAAACGACCAGACTTGAACGAAACGCAATAGGGCATGCGATGAAGTTGAAAAGCGGTATGATCTTCTTTCGATACGACGAATCCAACTTCGCACGCCAGTCCGGTTGGTATCACTGTCCGCTTGTCGTAGAGAAAGGCAAACCGCTCATTGTTTCCCGTCGGGTCGGTCACTAGGGTTTTGTAGTTCCCTGGGAGCTTCTGCAGCAACCGGCTCAAACCAAGCAGGTTGGTCTTGACCTCTTGAAGGGCGATAATATCGAAGCGTTCGCAAATGTCAGCGATATACTGAATGGCCCGGGCGCTGTGGCGGCTTCCGAAATGCTGAATATTCCACGTAGCGATCATGATGTTCTCGTCCACG is a window from the Nitrospinota bacterium genome containing:
- a CDS encoding endonuclease/exonuclease/phosphatase family protein, which translates into the protein MANQNVHIASERQTLMNLMDTGTYAIPSRRVDENIMIATWNIQHFGSRHSARAIQYIADICERFDIIALQEVKTNLLGLSRLLQKLPGNYKTLVTDPTGNNERFAFLYDKRTVIPTGLACEVGFVVSKEDHTAFQLHRMPYCVSFKSGRFDFVIVSNHIYFGKGKGKKFRKVEIEALVEFIHGRSTKEREKVFDRDFFIVGDFNIPDPKSEYFDALVAKGFEMPKGMDSLGTNFDGTKTYDKIAWVPRDSFTFTGKFNTVPFGEVLFKENGSRGAKKEISDHRPLWAEFAINKLTQELDQIISQG